A stretch of the Marinobacter sp. JH2 genome encodes the following:
- the rnr gene encoding ribonuclease R: MVSKKKNIRDPHADREAQKYDNPIQSREFILNHLKERGAPATHETLCEELGQASEAGVEALRRRLIAMCRDGQLICNRRNAFLPIEEAALVTGKISGHRDGFGFLIPDDGSSDLFLTARQMRQVFHGDRVAARVDRVDDRGRREGVIVEVLEHRTEQTVGRFFKESGIAFVVPENARINHEILIPDENVGAAVHGQYVVVEILRQPTVRTQPTGRVVEVLGEHMAPGMEIDVAIRSYEIPHGWSEAVGEQAAAIPSEVEEKDKVNRVDIRNMRLVTIDDESARDFDDAIYCEPRPRGGYRLVVAIADVSHYVRAGSPLDEEAFERGNSVYFPDHVVPMLPEKLSNGLCSLNPSVDRLCMVADMTISAAGNISGYTFYQAVMRSHARLTYNKVSAMLEHPDTEQGYQLSAHYADLLPHLHNLYELYKLLRKARTERGAIDFETTETKVVFDAERKIEEIVPVHRNDAHKIVEECMLCANVATARFLKKHKMPALYRVHDGPSEERLGKLRLFLSELGLQLGGGDRPTSADYQKLLSEVADRSDAHVIQMVMLRSLSQAVYSPEESGHFGLGFASYAHFTSPIRRYPDLIVHRAIKSCIHNPEVQKDVVSPKQLDAELAAYPYDYAKVEQLGEHCSMTERRADDATRDVMAWLKCEFLKDHVGEEYAGVIAAVVPFGFFVELSDIYIEGLVHVSTLNGDYFHHDAAKHRMIGERTAVSFRLGDEVRVKVVRVGLEDRKIDLELTSKPQKRTADRDALDIAKREPRNKGDRAGKGAKRGKSGKPASAKERLASEAAREAVKKGSKDKPAAASKKRKSRK, translated from the coding sequence ATGGTTTCCAAGAAAAAAAATATACGGGACCCTCACGCTGATCGTGAGGCCCAGAAATACGATAACCCCATCCAAAGCCGGGAGTTTATCCTCAATCATCTGAAAGAGCGTGGCGCCCCAGCCACTCACGAAACCCTGTGCGAAGAATTGGGGCAGGCGTCTGAGGCCGGTGTTGAGGCATTACGCCGCCGTTTGATTGCGATGTGCCGTGATGGGCAGTTGATCTGTAATCGCCGGAACGCGTTTTTGCCGATCGAAGAAGCCGCTTTGGTGACGGGTAAGATCTCGGGGCACCGGGATGGTTTTGGCTTTTTGATACCCGATGATGGCAGTTCCGACCTGTTTTTGACTGCGCGTCAGATGCGCCAGGTCTTTCATGGTGACAGAGTTGCTGCGCGAGTTGATCGTGTTGATGACCGTGGCCGCCGTGAAGGTGTGATCGTCGAGGTGCTCGAACACCGTACCGAGCAAACCGTGGGGCGTTTCTTCAAGGAGAGCGGCATTGCCTTTGTCGTTCCTGAAAATGCTCGTATCAATCACGAGATTCTGATTCCGGACGAGAATGTCGGTGCTGCTGTGCACGGTCAGTATGTGGTTGTTGAAATCTTGCGCCAGCCAACCGTGCGCACCCAGCCAACGGGGCGCGTCGTCGAAGTGTTGGGAGAACACATGGCTCCGGGCATGGAAATAGACGTTGCCATTCGCTCTTATGAGATTCCGCATGGCTGGTCTGAGGCTGTCGGCGAGCAAGCAGCGGCGATCCCTTCGGAAGTTGAGGAAAAAGACAAGGTAAACCGCGTTGATATTCGAAATATGCGGCTGGTGACCATCGATGATGAGTCCGCCCGTGATTTCGATGATGCGATCTACTGTGAGCCGCGCCCTCGCGGTGGTTACCGCTTGGTCGTGGCGATTGCCGACGTGTCTCATTATGTGCGCGCTGGCTCCCCGCTTGACGAAGAAGCGTTCGAGCGTGGCAACTCGGTTTATTTTCCGGATCACGTCGTACCGATGCTGCCGGAGAAGCTGTCCAACGGATTGTGTTCGTTGAATCCGAGTGTTGATCGTTTGTGCATGGTGGCAGACATGACCATCAGTGCAGCGGGCAATATCAGTGGCTATACCTTCTATCAAGCGGTTATGCGTAGTCATGCACGGCTGACTTACAACAAGGTAAGTGCCATGCTGGAGCATCCTGACACCGAGCAGGGTTATCAGCTGAGTGCGCATTACGCAGACTTGTTGCCGCACCTGCATAACTTGTACGAGCTTTACAAACTTCTTCGCAAGGCGCGTACCGAACGTGGCGCGATCGATTTCGAAACCACTGAAACCAAGGTGGTGTTTGATGCGGAGCGTAAGATTGAAGAGATCGTGCCGGTGCACCGAAACGACGCTCACAAGATCGTAGAAGAGTGCATGTTGTGCGCAAACGTGGCTACGGCCCGTTTCCTGAAAAAGCACAAAATGCCGGCGCTGTATCGGGTGCATGACGGCCCTTCCGAGGAGCGTTTAGGCAAGCTGAGGTTGTTCCTGAGTGAGCTGGGGCTTCAGTTAGGCGGCGGTGATCGGCCAACGTCAGCGGATTACCAAAAGCTGTTGTCTGAGGTGGCCGACCGGTCGGATGCCCATGTGATTCAGATGGTCATGCTGCGGTCGCTGAGTCAGGCGGTTTATAGCCCTGAAGAAAGTGGTCATTTCGGGCTCGGGTTTGCCAGCTACGCGCATTTTACATCGCCCATTCGACGTTATCCGGATTTGATTGTGCACAGGGCTATTAAGTCTTGCATTCATAATCCCGAGGTTCAAAAGGATGTGGTGTCACCCAAGCAGCTTGATGCTGAATTGGCGGCTTACCCCTACGACTATGCCAAGGTTGAACAGTTGGGTGAGCATTGCTCCATGACTGAGCGGCGCGCAGATGACGCGACCCGCGATGTGATGGCCTGGCTCAAGTGTGAATTCCTCAAAGATCACGTAGGCGAGGAATACGCCGGTGTCATTGCGGCGGTTGTGCCCTTTGGTTTCTTCGTGGAGTTGTCCGATATTTATATTGAAGGGCTGGTACATGTATCGACCCTGAATGGCGATTACTTCCATCACGATGCGGCGAAGCACCGAATGATCGGAGAGCGCACGGCTGTGAGCTTCCGCTTGGGTGATGAAGTGCGAGTGAAGGTTGTTCGAGTTGGGCTGGAAGATCGCAAGATCGACCTGGAGCTGACCAGCAAGCCTCAAAAGCGCACCGCCGACCGGGATGCGCTTGATATTGCCAAGCGAGAGCCTCGTAACAAAGGTGACCGAGCCGGCAAGGGCGCTAAGCGTGGGAAGTCTGGAAAACCGGCCAGCGCGAAAGAGCGGCTTGCCAGCGAGGCTGCCCGAGAGGCCGTGAAAAAAGGCTCTAAAGACAAGCCGGCGGCTGCCAGCAAGAAGCGCAAGAGCCGCAAGTAA
- a CDS encoding GFA family protein encodes MSDHFGSCLCGTVSFEVTGDFDSFYLCHCQHCQKDTGSAHAANLFSQSANLVWRSGADAVTSFTLPGTRHSKSFCKLCGSALPNTQSAGLLVVPAGCLDTKISIAPTAHIFSSSKAGWDGEFGEVPEFEGLPD; translated from the coding sequence ATGTCTGATCATTTCGGTTCTTGCCTGTGTGGCACTGTGAGCTTTGAGGTAACCGGTGACTTTGATAGCTTTTACCTGTGTCATTGTCAGCATTGCCAAAAAGATACGGGTTCGGCTCATGCGGCAAACCTATTCTCACAGTCAGCTAACTTGGTCTGGCGGTCGGGTGCAGATGCAGTGACTTCCTTTACGCTGCCAGGCACTCGTCATAGCAAAAGCTTTTGCAAGCTCTGTGGTTCAGCACTGCCAAATACTCAGAGCGCAGGCTTGCTCGTCGTACCAGCAGGGTGCCTGGATACTAAAATTTCTATAGCGCCAACAGCGCACATTTTTTCATCCAGCAAAGCTGGTTGGGATGGGGAGTTCGGGGAAGTGCCGGAGTTCGAAGGGCTGCCAGATTGA
- a CDS encoding IS1182 family transposase, which produces MPRFKHYNYDQDAMVVINYQEQLQPGTFEHAVHYLIEHKLDLSVFHPKYRNDNTGRMAYDPAILLKIILFAYSKGITSSREIQWCCETNIIFKALSCDTVPHFTTLAKFVSSHAEEIEELFEQVLLVCHEQGLLGNELFAIDGCKMSSNAAKEWSGTFKELGEKRDKLKRLIRHHLREHHERDEAETEAELDRDIRRAKTILSLDEAMTKVDRFLKTSSPRMGQGKRRKEVKSNLTDNESAKMTTSKGTIQGYNGVATVDKKHQVIVDAQAFGEGQEHHTLQPVLETVEARFKKLGIADNIYQQGVVVTADTGFANEANMKYLHERQINGYVPDNKFRSRDPKFAQQKGKYGKRHQNLPKTGWKNIIPASEFQFDPVSLTCICPAGNAISYQGTRETENGKTRVQFEGRLLQCRHCPKKHRCMQNPASANHRTGSGRQVSFTIANKRLPNYTDWMKHRIDSPQGKEIYSHRMSVVEPVFGNIGTTKRLNRFSLRGKRKVQGQWQLYCLVHNIEKLANYGQMAA; this is translated from the coding sequence ATGCCTCGTTTCAAGCACTACAACTACGACCAAGATGCGATGGTCGTGATCAATTACCAGGAGCAGCTCCAGCCGGGCACCTTTGAACACGCCGTTCATTACCTGATTGAACACAAGCTGGATCTGTCTGTGTTTCATCCCAAGTACCGCAACGACAACACCGGCCGCATGGCCTACGATCCAGCTATTCTTCTGAAAATCATCCTGTTCGCCTATTCCAAAGGCATCACTTCCAGCCGTGAAATCCAGTGGTGCTGCGAAACCAACATCATTTTTAAAGCACTGTCCTGCGACACCGTTCCGCACTTCACTACCTTGGCCAAGTTCGTTAGCAGCCACGCTGAGGAAATCGAAGAGCTGTTCGAGCAGGTGTTGCTGGTGTGTCACGAACAAGGCTTGCTAGGCAACGAGCTGTTTGCCATCGACGGCTGCAAAATGTCCTCGAACGCCGCCAAAGAATGGTCGGGCACCTTTAAGGAGTTGGGTGAAAAACGAGACAAGCTGAAGCGGCTGATTCGCCATCATCTGCGTGAACACCACGAACGGGATGAGGCCGAAACCGAAGCCGAACTGGATAGGGATATTCGCCGTGCGAAAACCATCCTATCGCTAGACGAAGCGATGACCAAAGTAGACCGATTCCTAAAGACGAGCAGCCCAAGGATGGGGCAAGGGAAACGGCGCAAGGAAGTGAAGAGCAACCTCACCGATAACGAAAGCGCCAAGATGACCACCAGCAAAGGCACGATCCAGGGCTATAACGGCGTGGCCACGGTGGACAAGAAACACCAGGTCATCGTGGATGCTCAGGCCTTCGGGGAAGGGCAGGAACACCACACCCTGCAACCCGTGCTGGAAACGGTCGAAGCTCGCTTCAAGAAGTTGGGTATTGCTGACAATATCTACCAGCAAGGTGTTGTCGTTACGGCGGACACGGGCTTCGCCAACGAAGCGAACATGAAGTATTTGCACGAGCGGCAAATCAACGGCTACGTGCCGGACAACAAATTCCGAAGCCGGGACCCCAAGTTCGCGCAGCAGAAAGGCAAGTACGGAAAACGGCACCAGAACCTGCCCAAAACCGGATGGAAAAACATCATTCCTGCAAGTGAATTCCAGTTCGATCCGGTGAGCCTTACCTGTATCTGTCCGGCTGGCAACGCCATTAGTTACCAAGGCACACGGGAAACCGAGAACGGTAAGACCCGGGTGCAATTCGAGGGCCGTCTGCTCCAGTGCAGGCATTGCCCAAAGAAACATCGATGTATGCAAAATCCGGCGTCAGCTAACCACCGCACAGGTTCTGGGCGGCAAGTCTCGTTCACCATCGCAAACAAACGGCTTCCGAACTACACGGATTGGATGAAGCATCGGATAGATAGCCCGCAAGGCAAAGAAATCTACAGCCACCGCATGTCGGTGGTGGAGCCAGTGTTCGGCAACATCGGTACAACGAAACGTCTAAACCGTTTTAGTCTGCGTGGAAAGCGAAAAGTGCAGGGGCAATGGCAGTTGTATTGTTTGGTGCACAATATTGAGAAACTGGCGAATTATGGGCAGATGGCTGCGTGA